The nucleotide sequence CGGCCGCCGGGGTTCGGTCGTCAGCGCGGGAGTTCGCGGTTGCAGAAGCGGCAGATCGTCGCCGCGGCCTTGATCGTCTCGGCGCAGAACGGGCAGGCGCGCGTCGCCTCCGCGGCGCCGCCGAGGCGGGCCTGCGCGGCCTCGACGAGCCGCTTCGCCTCGTAGGCGTCCCCCTTGCGCAGGCCGTGGACGGCGATCGGATCGGTCCCGCCGGCCGACTCGATCACGACGTCGGCGAAGAGCGGCCCCGCCGTCACGCGGATCGAGGAGACGCGCTGCAGGTGGATGCTCTCCTCGGCCGAGGAGAAGAACCCGCGCGTCCGCTTGACGACGAACGTGTCGTTCACCTCGAGGCGGGTCGGGAAGAGGCTGTTGCCGCTCGTCCAGCGGCTGGCGGCGAAGATCGGCATGGGCGTCGCGCTCCTTGGACCCGAAGCATACCGCGCGGCCGCGGCCCCGCGCTCCGCGGACCGCGCGGGGACGGCGCCTTACCGCGGCAGAAGGCCGAGGGTGCGCAGCGCGTCGATCGCGACGCCGCGCGCGACCGGTCCTTTCGCCTCCGCGCCCTCGATTTCGACGGCGAAGACGAACTCCCCCTTGGGCGAGGCGAGATGGCCCACGAACCAGCCGAGGGCCGGCTTCCCCGCGGAGGGGCCGCTGCCGGTCTTGCCGGAGAACGAGCCGCCCGTCTTGCCGGCGAGCTCGCCGACCGCGACGTCCGGCTGGACGATGATCTTCTTCACGACCGCGACCGACGACGGCTTGAACGCCGTCTTCCCGCGGTAGAGCTTGGCGATGAACGCGACCTGCTCGTCGGGCGAGATGTGCAGCGAGCTCTCCAGCCAGAAGCGGTCGATCCCGCCTGAGATGTCGCTGTCGCCGTACGGCTCGCGCCCCAGCGCGGCCTTCATCCGCTCCGGGCCGATCTCGCGCGCCATCCTCTGGAACCACCAGACGGAGGAGACGCGGATCGCCTCGGCGAGCGTCAGGTCGCGGTTCCACGACTCGATCGGGCGCCGCACGCCGTCCCAGCGGTAGGTCGTCCCTTCGTTCTCGACCACCCCCGCGTCGAGGCCGACGAGGGCGTTGTAGATCTTGAAGGTCGAGCAGGGGGACTGGCGGACGGCGCACCGCTTGGCGTCGGTGCGGACGATCTCGTCGGTCGCGAGGTTCATCACCTCGATGCAGCCGTCCTGCTTGCCGAGCGCCTGCCGGAGCTTCGCCGCCGCGTCGGCGCCGAACGTCTTCGCGGGCCCGGCCGCGGGCGTCGCGGCGGGCG is from bacterium and encodes:
- a CDS encoding PH domain-containing protein, whose product is MPIFAASRWTSGNSLFPTRLEVNDTFVVKRTRGFFSSAEESIHLQRVSSIRVTAGPLFADVVIESAGGTDPIAVHGLRKGDAYEAKRLVEAAQARLGGAAEATRACPFCAETIKAAATICRFCNRELPR
- a CDS encoding class D beta-lactamase, whose product is MRRAATFVSILVLLACAAPAALAQAAAATPAATPAAGPAKTFGADAAAKLRQALGKQDGCIEVMNLATDEIVRTDAKRCAVRQSPCSTFKIYNALVGLDAGVVENEGTTYRWDGVRRPIESWNRDLTLAEAIRVSSVWWFQRMAREIGPERMKAALGREPYGDSDISGGIDRFWLESSLHISPDEQVAFIAKLYRGKTAFKPSSVAVVKKIIVQPDVAVGELAGKTGGSFSGKTGSGPSAGKPALGWFVGHLASPKGEFVFAVEIEGAEAKGPVARGVAIDALRTLGLLPR